The DNA segment CACCTCCGGCAGCTTACCTCGGAACAGACACCACCTATGTATGGTGTGTAGATCAAAAACTGACCGGCGGTACTATTGTTCCAGGTGTGAACTGGTCATTTACAACAATACCGTCTGTACCTATTCTTAATCCCGAACTGCCGGCAGATACAACAGCAGGTATCGGTGAGGATGCCGAACTTAGCGTTGAGGCAACTAACCCGTTTACCGGAGATTCTACAGGGCTGTCATATCAATGGATGTACTCGCAGGACGGAGTTAGTTATTCAGATGTAGGTACCGGTCCGATTTTGTCTATTGACAGTGCTCAGGCAACTGACCAGGGCTACTACTACTGCGACGTAACCCTTGACAGCAATTCTGAAACAGTATCCAGCAGAACCGCTTTCTTAATCGTTAAGGAAACACTGGCTCACTGGACACTGGACCAGGCTGATTATGTTGGAGGTGTCCATCTTGATATTGTCGGCGGACATGATGCCGACCCGAATGGTGAACCAACGTTCGTTACCGGTGCAGGTCCGGACGAACCGGCGTTAGGTGCAGCAAAGATTGAAGCTGACACAGATGCTGTTGCAGGTACATGGAATCCATCAGAAACTACAGGCCAGGTCACTGTAAGTGCCTGGATTAACTGGGACGGATCTGGTCTCGCCCAATATGGTAATGACATTATAGGCAAGTTTGACGGCTATGCTCCAGACACCATGATGTGGTCAATTCGCATCCGGGATATTAACAGTGGTAATGCCGGTATTCGTTTTTATAATGACAGTGGATTGACGGTACACCCCCAAGGGGTAATACCACCGAATACATGGACTCATGTAGCAGCAACATACGCCCCTGGCGAGGGTAAGGTCTATATCAATGGTGAACTGGTGGCAACAGATGCCAATGCGGCATTGGGCACAGGGACAGAATCAGTGATCACTATAGGCGGTAGTGGTATTTTCCCGGGTGCTATGGACGAAGTTATGATACATAACTATGCCATGTCTCCTGAAGATGTCGCAACGCTTTATTACCAGACTTCTCAGGAATCAGTTTGTCTCTATCCTCCGTTAGTAGACTTAAATGACGACTGTCTAACTGATTTGCTGGATTTTGCAATTCTAGCTGAAAACTGGATTTATTGTGGAAGAGTTCCCGCAGCAGGTTGCGATTAATAATCTCTAATGGTTGTTTTAATGATAAAGTCCGTGCCGTTTGGCGCGGGCTTTATTATTCTCACGTAAGTTTTGTTAGGCCATAGAAGAAGTCAGATAAACTTTTTAAATAAGATCTTGCTAAGATGAATATTTTTTGTAAAAAGTGCTTTGTCTTTTTTTTATTTTTCAGTTTATGTTTTGCTCTGTACGCACAGTCATACGAAGCGGAAGACGCGGTTTTAAACCAGGTTTTACCCAAAGTCGATCCGGGAGCCTCTGGTGGCTACCGGGTTGCTTACTTTGATAACATCGGTGATTATATCAGGTTTGATGA comes from the Anaerohalosphaera lusitana genome and includes:
- a CDS encoding LamG-like jellyroll fold domain-containing protein; its protein translation is MKNFILTLVLLVALVGFTQAATVFTEDFESYTDGSVFDDPDWFVNMATYILADDGNVFTSPSNMYAEFLDDSTSGSLIISKGGFDLTDSVVSVSFDFYEPTSSTFGGQLVIWPRSSAGNECADVRFSNGSIQGSTETYTLDEPHHFDLVINLSNTSAGYSTGESVAGYRYDVWFDGVKVIDEKEFRDDPASTDSEVLNAVQFRVFSSNIQQIYVDNIVVRDTPYVQDARIAQNPVPEDDAANVDLAEVLSWDAGTDPATGNPVSVDEYYVYIAGPITDSSQVYDPNVFTDQNLSIASSIISETGSNGGSWTPPAAYLGTDTTYVWCVDQKLTGGTIVPGVNWSFTTIPSVPILNPELPADTTAGIGEDAELSVEATNPFTGDSTGLSYQWMYSQDGVSYSDVGTGPILSIDSAQATDQGYYYCDVTLDSNSETVSSRTAFLIVKETLAHWTLDQADYVGGVHLDIVGGHDADPNGEPTFVTGAGPDEPALGAAKIEADTDAVAGTWNPSETTGQVTVSAWINWDGSGLAQYGNDIIGKFDGYAPDTMMWSIRIRDINSGNAGIRFYNDSGLTVHPQGVIPPNTWTHVAATYAPGEGKVYINGELVATDANAALGTGTESVITIGGSGIFPGAMDEVMIHNYAMSPEDVATLYYQTSQESVCLYPPLVDLNDDCLTDLLDFAILAENWIYCGRVPAAGCD